The genomic stretch TGGAGGGAGTAGTTAGCTATTCATTGATCATTGAAAGAAATATGGGGATGGGAACTGGGGTCATTGATCTTGCTaggttatcagccgaatctgccagccattcagcagtgtttttctctcacaaaaaattagccaacagtactttctgccatggcttatcagccaaacgatagTACCAAGTTAGACCATGCGAGATACTTCACAAAAGCGTCATGGCAATTCTTTGAGCAGCTTAATTTCAACAACAGTATAAATGTATAATAGGAAAATATCAGATTTGGCTACAAATACAATAACTGTTTGCTACTTTGCTCAGATAATGAGTGTTCAATTCATCTTAATCCTTAACATAAGTTTCACAAAAGTCATGTACAGGTGGTACAAAATTCATTTAGCACTCTGCAAAATTTCAAGTTCAAACTCCAATTTCACAAGGAGTACAAAGGCAGACAGTATGAGATGAAAGTAACAAAAACATTTACTATGAATTAAGGTTTTTTTCCATGCTCCTCTCTCTCTTTAGAATGCTTGATGGCCCGCAATACCTGCTTCTTACTCtttgaatttattttattgatgtaCATGTCATTCAATGGGACAAGAACAACTGGATTGCTGGATTCTGATCAATAAAAATGAGCCTAAAAACGAATGGAAATTAATTCTAGTTTTCACATTTTTCCTCTATGATTTGTACTGATGAATTTAAAACCAAATATCAAATGCAGACTGTTGCACTTGTTGGAGAGAGTGGTAGTGGTAAGTCAACAATAATTGCTTTGCTCGAGCGATTCTATGACCCAGATTCTGGCACAGTCTCACTAGATGGAACAGAACTTAAAAAACTAAAGCTGAGTTGGTTAAGAGACCAAATGGGGTTAGTGAGCCAAGAACCTGTACTTTTCAACGACACAATTCACGCCAACATAGCATATGGAAAACAAGGAGAAGTAAGAGAGGACGAGATTGTTGCTGCAGCCAAGGCAGCCAATGCTCATGAGTTCATATCTAGCTTGCCTCAGGGATATAGCACTATTGTCGGCGAAAGAGGAACACAGCTCTCTGGAGGGCAAAAACAACGGGTTGCTATTGCAAGGGCCATCTTGAAGGACCCAAAAATACTTCTACTCGACGAGGCAACAAGTGCCCTGGATGCTGAAGCTGAGCGTACTGTTCAAGATGCGTTAGACCAAGTGATGGTCAGCAGGACCACCATTGTTGTGGCGCACCGACTGTCCACAATCAAAGGGGCAGATATGATTGTAGTCATCAAAGATGGTAAAGTTGCCGAGAAGGGAAAGCATGAATACCTCGTGGGCAAGGGTGGAGTTTATGCATCGCTGGTAGAACTGCACTCGAAGTCAGCATAAGGATATATGGGGACTTACAAGGGGGTCATTTGCAGTAGTAGGTAGTCATACAACGGAAACAAATCCATGTAAAACTTATCAATTCGTACTTCTGGTTTGTTATAGGTCAGTCCTAAACTCCATACAAAGATAGCAATGGCATCAAGTATTTCATATGGTGTAGTGCACTGGACTATCAATAAATTAATGGTGAAAAGGATACAAAATGACCTAATCACTGAACTATTAATATTTAGTCGACGAGCAGAAGCATTTCTGCTATTCCAGAGCCCCCAAATTCATGCGAGGCCCCCAAATGCACTACAGCTTTGCACGCATATGAGTATATGACGCATTGTTTGGAAAGAATAAGTTCGGATCAAATGAAGCTACCCGTCAGCGAATTTGTTCAAACCAAAAATTCAGGTCCAGAACTTAAACCGGCGTACCTTTCGTGCACCAAGGACCCTTTAGTCGTCATTATGATCCAACCGACGCTATCCTAGATGGGACGGCCGTACCGGTGCCCGCTGGCGCGGCCGCCATAACTGGCCGCTGCTGGCTTCAGGGAGCCACTCAGCCACCTCGCTTCCTTTCCGCTCCCCACCAGCGAAGacacagccgccgccgccgccattccATAGCGACGGCGCCGCGTGCCTTTCCCATTCTACCGTCCGAAACAAAATCAACGGCTCATATTACCTGGTCCCATCTTTCACTTGGCGGGTTACGGCCCAGAGGAGGCCCAAATGGCCgaacaaaaaaaagagaaaaggaaCGAGCCAGACACCGGCGGGGCTGCATGCGAGCTCACCCCGTTGCCCCGTGCCTGAGCGACTGAACGGGGCAACGAGGTGAGCATGCACGAACGCACGGGCGGCGGCAGTGCGGCACGGAGGCTGGGAGCTGTCGCCGGCCTACGGCGCTGCGCTGTGCTACATGCGGCATGCCTGCACAGCAGAGGGCAGAGGCGCGTGGATGGACGTAGGTGTGTGATAATTAAATATTTGGATGCTTTTGCAACTGCGTCATTAATTATTGGTTTGGTTAAATAGAGCATAAAGTGCTGCCAGTCTGCTACTCAAGGAATATCACCTATTCGTTTGCTAATAGTTATGGTGATCGGTGATGCCAGGCGCCTAGCCTTAGTATGGTCTGTGCCATCACAGTTTCTGCCTTTCATGTGTTCGACGAAATGCGTCTCCAACGAAGCGAGTAGTTGCATCCTCCTCTCCTTGGATTTGAGAAATGTTTACACTATATATGCTCCTTTTTCTATCTAGTTAATTACTAATCTGAGCACTTATTGTCTTGATGATTGCTTTAGAGTCTTACATTTTTTCCACTGAAAATATGGAATGAAAATGAAATGTGGACCATGTTCGTTGCATTTATATACATCTGTTTGTTGCTACAGTAGAAACCCATGTTTAGTTTTAGGGGCACAGATGCTGACTTTCGTATTATCGAAAGATCAGCTTCATGTTTTCACCATGGTTTGAACTTGAGGCCCCCCTAGACATTTATCCTGGAGCCACCACTGCTCACTAGCAATGCGCTTTTGCATTTGAGTTCAATAGAGAATATATACTGTTGaggtttgtttttatatttttatataggtCCCTTCACCTACCACATAATTTTAGTTTCGAATTCTAAAATTAAGAACAACTGAATTCTGACCAAATAGTACTTGTATAAATGCACAAACGATATAAAAATACATCATCATTCTATTCAGATTTCGAGCGGAGCTCTACTAGGGCAGCATAGGCCCCACCGTTGATGCGCATCAGGACTTCATGCCTTCCTTTCTCTACAATCTTGCCTTCCTTGAGAACAGCAATCATGTCAGCCCCTTTGATCGTGGAGAGGCGGTGTGCCACCACAATGGTGGTACGGCTGACCATGACTCGGTCCAATGCGTCTTGAACAATGCGCTCTGATTCAGCATCAAGGGCACTGGTTGCCTCATCAAGGAGTAGTATCTTTGGATCCTTGATTATGGCCCTTGCAATAGCTACTCGTTGTTTCTGCCCACCAGATAGCTGAATTCCTTTCTCGCCTACCATGGTGTCATATCCTTGAGGTAAGCTTGATATGAATTCATGGGCATTGGCTGCCTTGGCTACAGCCATAACCTCTTCCTCTGTTACATCACCATGTTTCCCATATGTTATGTTGGCACGAATTGTGTCATTGAAAAGCACTGGCTCCTGGCCTACCAGCCCCATTTGATCCCTTAGCCAGCTTATTTTTAAGCTCTTAATTTCAACGCCATCTAGTGATATTCTACCAGAATCTGGATCATAGAAACGCTCCAGTAAAGCAATTATTGTGGACTTGCCACTACCACTCTCTCCAACAAGTGCCACTGTCTGCAAAAGGAATGAAAATATTTCATCAGAACTTTTTCAGAGCTTGGAAAATGTCAGATTGAAACAAACAAGCTGAAAGTTGCAGGTGTTATGTTGGTACATTGCATCCAATCATTTGGGGCAATGCTACTGCAAGACAATGGACAAAAGATTGTAAATGGTTGCAAGGCTAATTGTACCTTTCCAGAAGGAATGCGCAAGGTAAAGTCACTGAATATCTGGACATCAGGGCGCAATGGGTACTTGAAACTGACATTGTTGAAATCAATGTTGCCAGTGACATTCTCCAGTGTCATTCCATCATCGCTACTCGAGTCAATTTTTGACTCCCTATCCAGAATACTAAAAATGGAAATAGCAGAATCTCTTGCTTTTGTTGCATCAGAAGCCAGTGCACTTGCCTGCGAAACCCCAATAGCTGCCAAAACTAATGCGAAGAAAACCTGGAAAACCTCCAACCAGTTAGTGAATGCTTTATAAGGTAAATATTGGTGCACTAAATGGTAACTAGAAACTACTAGTAGGTAACTAGGTATCTTACCTTAAAAACATCTGGAAAAGTAGTTTTCCCTTGAcgtacaaactgtgcaccaacaTAGAAACAAAGACCATATGTGAAATACAACATTAAAAATGAGAATCCATAACCAAGTCCTCCAACAATTCCACTTCGAATTCCCTGTTTTCTTAGAGCTTCACATTTCTCATTGTATGTTGCGACCACTCTTTTCTCTGCACAGAATGATGCTACAGTTCTGATACTGCCAACAGCATCAGTTGCAACTTGGCTTGCATCTTCATACATCTCCTGCATAGTAAGATCACATTATCATGATAAGCAACTCAGGGATCATTAGGAAATATTTTCTTcagtaaaatagaaaataaatttTACAGTTGCCATGCATCACCTTAGCATCTTCGCTAAACCCCTTCAAGAACTTCACTTGAGCATAGCCCTGTGCACCTACCAAAGGAATCACACATGTGATGATCAGTGCAAGCCTCCAATCTGCCGCAAAGGCTATGACAAATCCAGTTGTCAATGTAGCTATAGACTGCATTATTAGGGCCAAGTTATCTCCTGCTATGCGCCGGACATTTAACGCATCAACTGAGAGCCTTGTACCAAGTGCTCCGCTGCAAATGATAAATATGACTCTTAGTATTcatttaaatatatatatgtttattaGAGTATATATAATAACTAATAAGAACTCTTATCGTACCTGGAATTTGAGGCATTATCAAACCAAGCAATTTCCTGGCGCACAATGCTTTGAAATGACAAAGCACGAATGCGCTCTATCAACTTGCCCCCAGCAACCGCAAACAAAAAGTATTGTGCTGGGACTGAAATCAGACATGTAATGCCCAGAACAACAGATATCAGTGCCCAAAAGCTAGTATCCTTTCGCATTTTATCTGGTGGTtcataaaatgattttataataccaGACATCAATATACCAAACAATGGGAAAACGACACCGTGCACTGATGCTGCTATAGAGCCTAGCAGAAGAACTGGCACTTCTGGCATGTTAAGCTTAAAAAGTCGTCCAATTGGTGCTTTCTTTAGCACCACAACATCAGAGAGCCCTTCTGTTTCCTCTCCACCTATGATCCTATTCTCATGTAACTCAACTGATAATCCTAAGGGATTCTTGAAGGAATATCTGTTGCTGTTACCAAAAGAATCTTTATTCATTGACCGTCTAAGTGACAAACTGGTGCTTTTTGATCTAGAATCTGGCACCCCAGAGTCTGCTGTTTTACGCCTTTCATCAGCACGAGTTTCTTGTAGCCTAATAAGCTGAGAGTATGCCCCATTGGGATCCTTCACCAATACATCATGAGGGCCTGTATATAAAATTTATGTTTGTGGGACAAATGGGATTACAATAGCTTGACAAGGGAAATATTccagaaagaagaaaaaaagacatATAAGATATTCAGACCTTGTTCAACTATTTTCCCTTGACGAAGTACTGTTATGCAGTCAACATTCCTTACGGTGCTCAAACGATGAGCAACAACAAGCGTAGTCCTTTCCACCATTATCCTATTCAGTGCCTCCTGAACTATCCGCTCAGATTCCACATCCAATgcacttgttgctt from Sorghum bicolor cultivar BTx623 chromosome 3, Sorghum_bicolor_NCBIv3, whole genome shotgun sequence encodes the following:
- the LOC8063109 gene encoding ABC transporter B family member 11 — its product is MDATASRAGENDDDDKKQGAAPAKKVSLLGLFRYADRLDLLLMAVGTVGALANGVAEPLMTILFGNVIDSFGDSTSQDIVRSVRKVVLDFVYLGIGAAVVSFLQVSCWTMAGERQSARIRSLYLNAVLRQDIAFFDTELTTGQAVSRMSSDTLVIQDALGEKAGKLIQLSSAFFGGFIIAFTKGWLLTLVMLTSLPLIAIAGVVSAQFLTNISSKKLTSYGDAGDTVEQTIGAIRTVVSFNGENKAVAMYKNLIKKAYRTDILEGLINGFGMGSVFCILFSSYGLAFWYGGKLIADKGYTGGKIITVLFAVLTGAMSLGNATPSVSSIAQGQSAAYRLFETIERKPEIDSGDTRGVVLEDMKGDVELKDVHFCYPARPDQLILCGLSLQVASGTTMAIVGESGSGKSTVISLVERFYDPHDGEVLIDGINIKNLRLSCIREKISLVSQEPLLFMTSIKDNIMYGKGDTTIEEVKRAAELANAANFIDKLPDGYDTMVGPHGAQLSGGQKQRIAIARAILKDPKILLLDEATSALDVESERIVQEALNRIMVERTTLVVAHRLSTVRNVDCITVLRQGKIVEQGPHDVLVKDPNGAYSQLIRLQETRADERRKTADSGVPDSRSKSTSLSLRRSMNKDSFGNSNRYSFKNPLGLSVELHENRIIGGEETEGLSDVVVLKKAPIGRLFKLNMPEVPVLLLGSIAASVHGVVFPLFGILMSGIIKSFYEPPDKMRKDTSFWALISVVLGITCLISVPAQYFLFAVAGGKLIERIRALSFQSIVRQEIAWFDNASNSSGALGTRLSVDALNVRRIAGDNLALIMQSIATLTTGFVIAFAADWRLALIITCVIPLVGAQGYAQVKFLKGFSEDAKEMYEDASQVATDAVGSIRTVASFCAEKRVVATYNEKCEALRKQGIRSGIVGGLGYGFSFLMLYFTYGLCFYVGAQFVRQGKTTFPDVFKVFFALVLAAIGVSQASALASDATKARDSAISIFSILDRESKIDSSSDDGMTLENVTGNIDFNNVSFKYPLRPDVQIFSDFTLRIPSGKTVALVGESGSGKSTIIALLERFYDPDSGRISLDGVEIKSLKISWLRDQMGLVGQEPVLFNDTIRANITYGKHGDVTEEEVMAVAKAANAHEFISSLPQGYDTMVGEKGIQLSGGQKQRVAIARAIIKDPKILLLDEATSALDAESERIVQDALDRVMVSRTTIVVAHRLSTIKGADMIAVLKEGKIVEKGRHEVLMRINGGAYAALVELRSKSE